A window of Ktedonobacteraceae bacterium contains these coding sequences:
- a CDS encoding tetratricopeptide repeat protein — MSLKEIVSHIGPIAGLATVAAGAAGASTFAYIRNKRAKSDVVPETSTAQLEQESEINQALKKKPKTAADYGKRGNAYYRLREYEKALQDFDSMIRLNSEEPAAYCQRAITYAARQEFNEAFHDLDQAIALDPDYVPAYYNRGELRRLQHDYRQALEDLNRALELDSNHAIACYSRGLTHYALGDYQQAISDFDRALAIDPNYIQALIARGLSYSARKDYARAIQDFDQALALDLQRAEICGVHAVRGQAYAALKQREQAIQDLDRALVLNPENALIYASRGNVYFELKEYARAIQDFNCALALDAGMGNIYYNRGFAYYCLKDYQSAIASLDQALALNPDDAQAYNNRGVAYFDLKDYTRAIQDFDAALALHPNDTSARYNRATAHLWQNHIERARDDFARTWELDESDIEAGWMAAWCSMCQDFDRTAMIERLEMVAAIAPEHYLAFASRAVVFYLRKQYSKALAEVDQALTLEPDEWDACFWKSMICAALKRDDDAVAALDQALANGLPPVLLAPLHWLEHPRPDFYRKHAIPVLVRNDQPLIQPREMIS; from the coding sequence ATGAGCCTCAAAGAGATCGTCAGCCACATTGGTCCCATTGCCGGCCTTGCAACTGTAGCCGCCGGTGCCGCGGGCGCCTCAACCTTTGCCTATATTCGTAACAAACGCGCTAAAAGTGATGTTGTGCCGGAAACTTCCACAGCCCAATTAGAGCAGGAGAGCGAAATAAATCAGGCGCTCAAAAAGAAACCCAAAACTGCCGCCGATTATGGCAAGCGCGGCAATGCCTACTACCGGCTGCGTGAGTACGAGAAAGCGCTTCAAGACTTCGATAGCATGATTCGCCTGAACTCTGAAGAGCCCGCTGCTTATTGCCAGCGGGCCATCACCTATGCGGCCCGCCAGGAGTTCAACGAGGCGTTCCATGACTTAGACCAGGCCATCGCGCTCGACCCAGACTATGTACCGGCCTACTACAATCGCGGCGAATTGCGCCGCCTGCAACACGATTACCGGCAGGCGCTCGAAGATTTGAATCGCGCGCTCGAACTTGATTCCAACCATGCCATTGCCTGCTACAGTCGCGGCCTTACCCACTATGCGCTCGGTGACTATCAGCAGGCGATCTCCGACTTCGACCGCGCCCTGGCTATCGATCCCAACTATATACAGGCGCTCATCGCCCGGGGTCTCAGCTATTCCGCGCGCAAGGATTATGCGCGCGCCATACAGGACTTCGACCAGGCGCTGGCGCTCGATCTCCAACGGGCCGAAATCTGCGGCGTTCATGCCGTCCGTGGTCAGGCTTACGCCGCGCTCAAGCAACGCGAGCAGGCCATCCAGGACCTTGACCGCGCCCTGGTGCTAAATCCTGAGAATGCCCTGATCTATGCCAGCCGCGGCAATGTGTACTTTGAACTCAAAGAGTATGCGCGTGCCATCCAGGATTTCAACTGCGCCCTGGCCCTGGATGCCGGCATGGGCAACATTTATTACAATCGCGGCTTCGCCTATTATTGTCTCAAAGACTACCAGAGCGCCATCGCGAGTCTCGACCAGGCCCTGGCCTTGAACCCGGACGATGCGCAGGCCTACAACAATCGCGGCGTCGCCTACTTCGACCTCAAAGACTACACGCGTGCTATCCAGGATTTCGACGCGGCCCTCGCCCTGCACCCCAACGATACCTCCGCACGCTATAATCGCGCTACCGCCCATCTCTGGCAAAACCACATTGAGCGCGCGCGCGATGACTTTGCTCGCACCTGGGAACTGGACGAATCGGACATCGAGGCCGGATGGATGGCCGCGTGGTGCAGCATGTGCCAGGACTTCGATAGAACGGCGATGATAGAACGCCTGGAAATGGTCGCCGCCATCGCGCCGGAGCATTACCTGGCGTTCGCCAGCAGGGCCGTCGTCTTTTACCTGCGCAAACAGTATAGCAAGGCCCTGGCGGAAGTAGACCAGGCCCTCACCCTTGAGCCGGATGAATGGGACGCCTGCTTCTGGAAGAGCATGATCTGCGCCGCGCTGAAGCGGGATGATGATGCAGTGGCAGCGCTCGACCAGGCGCTGGCCAACGGCTTACCGCCGGTGCTACTGGCTCCCCTGCACTGGCTGGAGCACCCGCGCCCGGATTTCTACCGGAAACATGCTATACCGGTGCTGGTTCGCAATGATCAGCCATTGATCCAGCCACGAGAAATGATAAGCTGA